Proteins co-encoded in one Arachis hypogaea cultivar Tifrunner chromosome 13, arahy.Tifrunner.gnm2.J5K5, whole genome shotgun sequence genomic window:
- the LOC112736601 gene encoding protein SOSEKI 5: protein MSSPSVTSSSASKGRKTTTELHHVPKKWTERETSPERTKVWTEPKPKTARKVSVVYYLSRSGHLEHPHFMEVPLSSPQGLYLKDVINRLNLLRGKGMAAMYSWSAKRSYKNGFVWHDLSENDFIYPTQGQDYILKGSEIVDHDARASEMQKPEEEEANFPAVAVTRRRNQSWSSIDMNEYLVYKSDSFGDSAGKIAADASTQTTDDRRRRRRAAREEEKSQNNKGVEDKGEEITESERVPHATCHNQSIELSRDEISPPPSDSSPETLETLMKADGRLGLCSAKINNNNVTAENGHSGRMRASSVLLQLLSCGAVSFKECGAESDKDQGFSLVGHYKARLPRGAGNNNSNQVGKEVGTSMEIPDLNRVTLEDKEYFSGSLIETKKVEFPALKRSSSYNADSGSRLQIMEQEGDMVRAKCIPRKSKTLSTKKEDGSSQHGSKRFEVQATS, encoded by the exons ATGTCGTCGCCCTCGGTGACTTCGAGTTCCGCTTCCAAGGGAAGGAAAACGACGACGGAGCTTCATCATGTTCCGAAGAAATGGACGGAGAGAGAAACGAGTCCAGAGAGGACCAAGGTTTGGACTGAACCCAAGCCCAAAACGGCAAGAAAAGTATCCGTCGTTTACTACCTCTCCCGAAGCGGCCACCTCGAGCACCCTCACTTCATGGAGGTTCCTCTCTCCTCACCACAAGGACTCTACCTCAAAG ATGTAATCAATCGCTTGAACCTGCTTCGAGGAAAAGGCATGGCTGCAATGTATTCCTGGTCCGCCAAACG GAGCTACAAAAATGGCTTCGTGTGGCACGATTTATCGGAGAACGATTTCATTTACCCGACGCAGGGGCAAGACTACATTCTCAAAGGATCTGAGATTGTTGATCATGATGCGAGAGCTTCCGAGATGCAGAAACCGGAGGAGGAAGAGGCTAATTTCCCGGCGGTCGCAGTGACGCGACGGCGCAACCAGTCGTGGAGCTCCATTGACATGAACGAGTACCTTGTTTACAAGTCGGACTCGTTCGGAGACTCCGCCGGAAAAATCGCCGCTGACGCGTCGACTCAAACGACGGACGATAGGCGGCGGCGGAGGAGGGCGGCTAGGGAAGAGGAGAAGAGTCAGAATAATAAAGGAGTCGAagacaaaggagaagaaatcacGGAATCGGAGCGGGTCCCGCATGCCACGTGTCATAATCAGAGCATTGAGCTAAGCAGGGACGAGATCTCGCCTCCGCCGTCGGATTCGAGTCCGGAGACGCTTGAAACGCTGATGAAGGCGGATGGACGGCTGGGATTGTGTTCTGCGAAGATTAACAATAATAATGTGACGGCTGAGAATGGTCATAGCGGAAGGATGAGGGCTTCGTCGGTTCTCTTGCAGTTACTATCGTGCGGTGCGGTGTCGTTTAAGGAGTGTGGGGCCGAGTCTGATAAGGATCAAGGGTTCTCATTGGTTGGGCACTACAAAGCTCGGTTACCCCGCGGAGCAGGGAATAATAATTCTAATCAAGTGGGAAAAGAGGTAGGGACATCGATGGAAATTCCAGATTTGAACAGGGTAACATTGGAAGATAAGGAGTATTTTAGTGGGAGCTTGATTGAGACCAAGAAAGTTGAATTCCCTGCGTTGAAGAGGTCCTCTTCTTACAATGCAGATAG TGGTTCCCGGTTGCAAATCATGGAGCAAGAGGGAGACATGGTGCGAGCAAAGTGCATACCAAGGAAGTCCAAGACACTATCAACAAAGAAAGAAGATGGTTCTTCTCAACATGGTAGCAAAAGATTTGAGGTACAAGCCACAAGTTGA